The following proteins come from a genomic window of Gordonia westfalica:
- a CDS encoding cytochrome b, with protein MTIADRLGTQAEEMDSRYHLAAGMRRQINKVFPTHWSFMLGEIALYSFIILLISGVYLSLFFDPSMTHVVYDGAYQPLNGVMMTKAYETTLDLSFEVRGGLFVRQIHHWAALLFAASIIIHMARIFFTGAFRRPREANWIIGCLLLILAMFEGFFGYSLPDDLLSGTGVRAAMSGIVLGIPVVGTWIHWALFGGDFPGDIIIPRLYVLHILLFPGIILALIGAHLALVWYQKHTQFPGPGRTEKNVVGVRIMPVFAAKAGAMFAFVTGVLAIMAGIFQINPVWNIGPYNPAQVSAGSQPDIYMQWTDGLIRLFPAWELYLGNYTVVMSNWVVLIMTVMFGLMFAYPWIEKRLTGDDAHHNLLQRPRDTPVRTAIGAMAFSFYILLTLACMNDIIAFKFHISLNATTWIGRIGLIILPPLVYFIAYRWAISLQRSDREVLAHGIETGIIKRLPQGEYIELHQPLGPVDDHGHPIPLPYEGAALPKRMNKLGSAGAPGTGSILTADPPEEQLGHVKAEHELEAAERKALRELQAKGGNPFDE; from the coding sequence ATGACCATCGCCGACCGCCTCGGCACACAAGCCGAAGAAATGGACTCGCGGTATCACCTCGCCGCGGGTATGCGTCGCCAGATCAACAAGGTCTTCCCCACCCACTGGTCGTTCATGCTGGGTGAGATCGCGCTGTACAGCTTCATCATCCTGTTGATCTCGGGTGTCTACCTGTCGCTGTTCTTCGATCCGTCCATGACTCACGTGGTCTACGACGGCGCGTACCAGCCGCTCAACGGCGTCATGATGACCAAGGCGTACGAGACCACCCTGGACCTCTCCTTCGAGGTGCGCGGTGGCCTGTTCGTCCGCCAGATCCACCACTGGGCAGCCCTGCTGTTCGCGGCGTCGATCATCATCCACATGGCTCGCATCTTCTTCACCGGTGCGTTCCGTCGTCCGCGTGAGGCCAACTGGATCATCGGCTGCCTGCTGCTGATCCTGGCCATGTTCGAGGGCTTCTTCGGCTACTCGCTCCCCGACGACCTGCTCTCGGGCACCGGCGTCCGCGCCGCGATGAGCGGCATCGTCCTCGGCATCCCGGTCGTCGGTACCTGGATTCACTGGGCGCTGTTCGGCGGGGACTTCCCCGGCGACATCATCATCCCGCGTCTGTACGTGCTGCACATCCTGCTGTTCCCGGGCATCATCCTGGCTCTGATCGGTGCTCACCTGGCGCTCGTCTGGTACCAGAAGCACACGCAGTTCCCCGGCCCCGGCCGCACCGAGAAGAACGTCGTCGGTGTCCGGATCATGCCGGTGTTCGCGGCCAAGGCCGGCGCGATGTTCGCCTTCGTCACCGGTGTGCTGGCCATCATGGCGGGCATCTTCCAGATCAACCCGGTCTGGAACATCGGCCCGTACAACCCGGCACAGGTGTCTGCGGGCTCGCAGCCGGACATCTACATGCAATGGACCGACGGTTTGATACGTCTGTTCCCGGCATGGGAGCTGTACCTGGGCAACTACACCGTGGTGATGTCGAACTGGGTCGTCCTGATCATGACCGTGATGTTCGGCCTGATGTTCGCCTACCCGTGGATCGAGAAGCGGCTCACCGGCGACGACGCTCACCACAACCTGCTGCAGCGTCCGCGTGACACCCCGGTGCGTACCGCGATCGGTGCGATGGCGTTCTCGTTCTACATCCTGCTGACGCTGGCGTGCATGAACGACATCATCGCGTTCAAGTTCCACATCTCGCTCAACGCGACGACGTGGATCGGTCGCATCGGTCTGATCATCCTGCCGCCGCTGGTGTACTTCATCGCATACCGCTGGGCGATCTCGTTGCAGCGCAGCGACCGTGAGGTCCTGGCACACGGCATCGAGACCGGCATCATCAAGCGCCTGCCGCAGGGTGAGTACATCGAGCTGCACCAGCCGCTCGGCCCGGTCGACGATCACGGTCACCCGATCCCGCTCCCCTACGAGGGTGCTGCGCTGCCGAAGCGGATGAACAAGCTCGGCTCCGCCGGTGCCCCGGGTACGGGTT